A window of the Henckelia pumila isolate YLH828 chromosome 3, ASM3356847v2, whole genome shotgun sequence genome harbors these coding sequences:
- the LOC140892261 gene encoding aspartic proteinase PCS1-like, with protein sequence MKIRWIFFFFTLLLLLLLFGSAEQMPVHSHRFNSSRLLVLPLKIQDIPSKQLPFTHNVTLTVSLSVGTPPQNVSMVLDTGSELSWLQCNTTRMSQPVFQPARSMSYSPVACSSPTCTIRTQDFSIPASCDSKNLCHAILSYADASSSEGTLSTDSFIIAGSNFSGTIFGCMDSGFSSNPDEDSKTTGLMGMNRGSLSFVSQMEFKRFSYCISGSDFPGILLFGDSNFTWLVPLNYTPLIQISTPLPYFNRVAYTVQLEGIKVSDKPLQLPKYVFEPDHTGAGQTMVDSGTQFTFLLGPAYTALRNEFLNQTTNVLRVFEDPNFVFQGAFDLCFRVPSNSTSLPQIPSVSLLFHGAEITVSGQQLLYRVPGEMRDNDSIHCFTFGNSDLLGIEAYIIGHHHQQNVWMEFDLENSRIGVASVRCDEEGQRFGVHH encoded by the coding sequence ATGAAGATTcgctggatcttcttcttctttacaTTACTACTACTTCTGCTCCTATTCGGGTCAGCTGAACAAATGCCCGTTCACAGTCACAGATTCAATTCCAGCAGACTCCTCGTCTTGCCTCTGAAAATCCAAGACATCCCCAGCAAGCAGCTTCCCTTCACCCACAACGTCACTCTCACCGTTTCGCTCTCCGTCGGCACGCCTCCGCAGAACGTCAGCATGGTGCTCGACACGGGCAGCGAGCTCTCATGGCTGCAATGCAACACGACCCGAATGAGCCAACCCGTTTTCCAGCCGGCCCGATCCATGTCTTACTCTCCCGTCGCTTGTTCATCCCCCACATGCaccatccgaactcaggatTTCTCCATCCCCGCTTCGTGCGATTCCAAGAATCTGTGCCACGCCATTCTGTCGTACGCGGACGCGTCGTCTTCTGAAGGGACTTTGTCGACGGACAGTTTCATCATCGCCGGGTCGAATTTCTCCGGCACCATCTTCGGGTGCATGGACTCGGGATTCAGCAGCAACCCGGATGAGGATTCCAAGACCACCGGGCTCATGGGTATGAACCGCGGCTCTCTTTCCTTCGTCTCTCAGATGGAATTCAAGAGATTCTCCTACTGCATTTCGGGTTCCGACTTCCCCGGTATTCTACTCTTCGGAGACTCCAATTTCACTTGGCTCGTACCCTTGAACTACACCCCTCTCATCCAAATCTCCACCCCACTCCCATATTTCAACAGGGTGGCTTACACAGTCCAGCTCGAAGGCATCAAAGTCTCTGACAAGCCACTCCAGCTACCCAAATACGTGTTCGAACCAGACCACACCGGAGCAGGCCAAACGATGGTCGATTCGGGGACCCAGTTCACCTTCCTCCTCGGCCCAGCTTACACCGCTCTCAGAAACGAATTCCTGAACCAGACCACCAACGTCCTTCGGGTTTTCGAGGACCCCAACTTCGTTTTCCAGGGGGCGTTCGACTTATGCTTCCGAGTACCATCAAACTCGACTTCTCTACCCCAAATTCCATCGGTGAGCCTGCTGTTCCACGGCGCGGAGATCACCGTCTCCGGCCAGCAGCTGCTGTATCGGGTCCCGGGAGAAATGCGGGATAATGATTCGATACACTGCTTCACGTTCGGAAACTCGGATCTGCTGGGGATTGAGGCTTACATCATCGGGCATCATCATCAGCAGAATGTTTGGATGGAATTCGATCTCGAAAATTCAAGAATCGGCGTTGCTTCGGTGAGATGCGATGAAGAAGGACAAAGATTCGGTGTTCATCATTAA
- the LOC140889461 gene encoding uncharacterized protein, which produces MDTLYTSAIRPPILDGTNYGPWKLKMSMYIQSIESRAWQRVLDGWTPPMRDDDVPGPKPRSQWTAEENTAAIYNAKALNAMFTSVDMNMFNLIGTCTCAKDAWEKLQTHCEGSASVKKTRMHLITSKFEKMRMEESETFMEYNGRLKSLANEASILVILFRTRDLYRKCFVLFPKISHQSLCYR; this is translated from the coding sequence ATGGACACTCTGTATACAAGTGCAATTCGTCCACCTATTTTGGATGGAACAAATTACGGCCCTTGGAAATTGAAAATGAGTATGTATATTCAATCCATTGAGTCCAGGGCTTGGCAACGTGTTCTTGATGGCTGGACACCACCGATGAGAGATGATGATGTACCAGGAccaaagccaagatcacaatggACAGCCGAAGAGAATACTGCAGCTATTTATAATGCTAAAGCTCTTAATGCTATGTTCACTTCAGTTGATATGAAcatgtttaatctaattggtactTGTACTTGTGCTAAGGATGCTTGGGAGAAACTACAAACCCACTGTGAAGGCTCGGCTAGTGTCAAGAAGACAAGGATGCATctcataacttcaaaatttgagaaaatgagAATGGAGGAATCAGAGACCTTCATGGAATACAATGGAAGGTTGAAGAGCCTTGCGAATGAAGCATCTATTCTTGTGATCCTATTTCGAACGAGAGACTTGTATCGAAAGTGCTTCGTTCTGTTCCCAAAAATTTCACACCAAAGTTTGTGCTATAGATGA